The Candidatus Paceibacterota bacterium region TCCCTTTGCCCAAGAATATGCGCCACTTTTTCAGGGAAAAGCCCGCGTCGTTCCTGTGGACCGCCACGCAGGCGGGATAGCTTAATCGCCCCGCCATGAATGCCCTGCACTGCGCCGTCTGCAGGTCATAATTGGTCTTGTCGTATTTGTACGGATCCTCGCAACGGTTCAAAGACTGCATATAGTCATAGCATTCGCTCGTCACCGTGTTTATAGCCGGGTCGTTCGTCGGATACGGGCAGCGCTGCTCGAGGGCCGGCTCGAATGGATAGTTCTTCAGGTATCCTTCGCAGATATTCTCGCGGAACGAGGTAGAAATGGAATAAGGGAATTGGGAAAAAGCCTGACCCGTCGTAACGACGGCCGTATCGCCCGCCGCCAAAAGGATATGCCCGACCTGGAACGATCCCGACGGATCGAGGAACTGCGTGCCCTGCCCGATCGTCGCCGAATCCGCCGTCGGATATATGTAGCTGTTCTGGCTTGTCTGGATCGGACGGGTTCCCTTGCCGTTGGTCAGCGTCCAACCCGTGATGTCAACCGACGTCTGGCCGTAGTTCTGGAGCGTCACGTATTCTTCGAACGGCTGTATAGAATAGCTCGCATTTCCCATGCCGAGCGACACTCTGCCCGCGTATGCCGATCGCTGCCCCGCGGGGATGTCGTCCGAATTGCCTCCGGAGCCGTAACTCGATCCGCCGCCCGTGCCCCCCGACCCGCCGTCGAGGAAGCCCAGAAGCGGGTTGTTGCCGCCGCTCGTCTGGCCGTATCCGCCCGGCGAATTGATGCTGCCTCCTCCGCCGATATTCGTCGGCACGTATTTCGCTGCCGATGCGAGGACGATGAAAATGACGCAGACCATGACGACGATGAGTGCGATCTTCATGATGAATCCTCTCTGCGCGGAAAGCCTGTTCTTCATGGATTCATTATATCCATACAACACAAAAGCCGCATCTTGCGATGCGGCTTTTGCCGAAACTTACGTCAAACCTTTCGGTTGAAGTAGGCTCTGTACGCTACCGTTAAGGGAGCGATACAGCTGCCGTCCTCCAAGCCGTCTGGCCTGCCATGAAGTTCGAAGTGGTCGTACCAGTACCGTCAGTGTTCTTGCTCCACGCAACCGACTCGAGACCTACGGCGTAGGAACCGGTCGAAAGGAGAGAACCAGCGGTCGTCCTACCCTCGAAGACGAAGTCTACAGGGATAGTGACCGAGTTGTTCTGAGCGAGCTTGAATGCCTGAGGGCCTGCGAGATCCGTAACACCCGACGATGGCGTAGACCATGCAACGCTGGTGTTGTTGCTCAAGCTGGTCTTAGCACCGTTCTGGTAGATACCGAAGGTGAAGGTGTTGTTAGGAGCCTGGTCTGCGAAGACGATGTCGCCGCCGACTGCGGTGATCGTGAGGTTGAACGTTGCATCTGCGGTCGAGGTCGAGAAGTTGTTCTGAGATGCAGTCGCCGACTTCGTGATCGTAGCCGAGTTGAGCGTGAAGACAGGGCCTACGCTTCGGACGTTGAAGGTGTTACCCGTAGCAGTACCCGATGGGTTGACCGTCGAGCCCTGAGTGTTCTGAGCGACTGGGCCGTTAGCGGCGACAGTGGCGTTGAACGTAGAGTTCGAGGTGCCTGCGTTCTGAATATCAGCCTTGATCGTGAGGACCTTAGTGGTGTCCTGAGGTACCCAGTAGTTGATGTTCGAGAATACAGCCTTACCCGTCGAGGTGTTGACCGATGCCGAGCCGATCAAGGTCGAACCGTCATAGAGGTAAGCAGCGGTTGCAGTAGCAGCGCCGGTACCGTTGACGGTTGCCGTGAGGTCGGTGATCTCAACCTGGTCCTTCTGAGCGCGAACGTCGAACGCGAGGAGAGGGAGCTTGTCGTACTGGTTGTTGTTTGCACCAGCAGAAGCTACGACATCCGAAGCGAGGAAGTTAGCAGCGTCAGTCGAGACGAGGAGCTGAGCGTTATCGGTGAGCGAACCCGAGACGGTGACCGTCTGCGAGAACTGCGAGATAGGACCGTACTGGTCGATGCCAGCGCCGTCCGTACCGCGAACCGCGTTCGAAGGAACCGTGATGGTTCGAGAACCGAGGTCGCCAGACTTGATCGACGAGTAGAGGTCAGCCTTGATGGTCAAGTACTTCGTAGAGTCCTTTGGAACATTGTAGCTGAAGCCGCCGAGGGTGAGGAGGTAGTCGGTACCAGACTTAACAACAGTGTTGCTGTTGAGGTCAGCCTGCGCGAGAACCTTACCCGAGTCGTCTACTACATACATGGTCTTGAAGACCTTGGTGTAGATAGTCGTGTTCGTGCCAAGATCGAGCTGAACGCGCTGGACGTTGATGTCCGAGAGCTT contains the following coding sequences:
- a CDS encoding peptidoglycan-binding domain-containing protein; the encoded protein is MQIKTTSKVVAAVIGFTMALTVFAAVGASAASAQAMTLTQLVNLFIQMGIISPDKAQAALAAVNSSSSVSFTKDLTVGSSGADVTALQNALGVSPATGYFGSITKAAVVAYQSAHGIPATGYVGPLTRASLNGTSSTGTTGGSSNPVVNSGVEGILTVDQGSISNITVYEGQTMIPVVSLKLQSKLSDINVQRVQLDLGTNTTIYTKVFKTMYVVDDSGKVLAQADLNSNTVVKSGTDYLLTLGGFSYNVPKDSTKYLTIKADLYSSIKSGDLGSRTITVPSNAVRGTDGAGIDQYGPISQFSQTVTVSGSLTDNAQLLVSTDAANFLASDVVASAGANNNQYDKLPLLAFDVRAQKDQVEITDLTATVNGTGAATATAAYLYDGSTLIGSASVNTSTGKAVFSNINYWVPQDTTKVLTIKADIQNAGTSNSTFNATVAANGPVAQNTQGSTVNPSGTATGNTFNVRSVGPVFTLNSATITKSATASQNNFSTSTADATFNLTITAVGGDIVFADQAPNNTFTFGIYQNGAKTSLSNNTSVAWSTPSSGVTDLAGPQAFKLAQNNSVTIPVDFVFEGRTTAGSLLSTGSYAVGLESVAWSKNTDGTGTTTSNFMAGQTAWRTAAVSLP